The DNA window CGTTGCTGAAGGTGATGCGCGATCCGGTGGGGGGGGGACTAATTTTCTGATACATAGTCACACTATTTCCTATGGCTTACCAAGATATGTTCGTAGACGAACTAAAGCCCCCATTGAAGCAGATTTATTGAAGCTATGGTGCAATAAATCTTTCTTTTTAAAATGAATTTCAGAGGTGTGTGAGCAGTCTTCATAGGTCTAGAGTTCGATAAGGTGCCAGTAATCTAATTCGCCATGAGGCAATGAATAGAATAGGGTTTCCCATTCAGAATTAGCACGCCATCGTCCCAGAGCATCAACACGCTATAGGATTTGAGCATAGTTGTCCCCAAGCAAGAGAAAATACTGCTTTTCCGGATTCATACGAAATTTCAACCTATGGTGGTGAAGTATAGATTCCCGAAAATGGCGTCTATCGCTGGTTTATTGCTTATTATCATCGGCAAATTTAGTATCCATGCCAAGGTACTGCTGATCATCTCTTAGCATTAGTTATAAAGAATGCACTACTTGGCGGAGGTTTCTATGGCGATCGCGTCTGAGGCTTACCGATGAAAAAGATTTTGATTGTAGATGATGACATAACGCTGCGAACAGCACTGACCCGCTATCTCGAAAATCGGGGCTACACCGTGCAGCAAGCGAGTTCTGGTCAAGAGGGATTGCATGCCTATGAACAGGATCCGCCCGACCTGGTTGTGTCGGATGTGATGATGCCGGAAATGGATGGGATGGAGTTTTGCCGACGGTTGCGATCGCTCAGTACAGGGCAACTCCTACCCTTTATCTTTTTGTCGAGCCGCAGCGAAACCGAAGATCGAATTCTGGGGCATCAAATGGGCGCAGATGATTATCTAGTCAAGCCCTTTGAGCCCCGTGAACTGCTGGCGAAAATTGAAGCACAGCTTGAACGGACACATCGCATCCATGCCGAAATTGTGCGATTGCTCCAAAAAAATGGGGGAATCACCAATACCTCGGCATCCCCATCCCCTGCGCCTCTGCCGTTAACACCTGCCGAAGAAAAAGTCTTCTGGCAAGCGATTCAAGGACTCACCAATAAGCAAATTGGGGATCAGCTCTTTGTCAGTCCGCGCACGGTGCAGACCCATCTCAGCAATATTCTGAGTAAATTGCAGTTGGAAAATCGATCCCAACTCGTTCGCTACGCCTTCGAGCAAGGCTACCGTCCGCCAAAACAAGAGACAATGGCAGAGGACGAAACCTGAGGATTTTCAACGATGGTTGCGGGGCTTTATTCCCTAGCGGATTTACAGGATGCGATCGCCCAGAATCCCGACCAGTGGCGACCCCTGGTATTTACGAATGGCTGTTTTGATCTGCTCCATGCGGGTCATGTGCGCTATCTTGCGGCGGCTCGGCAATTGGGGCGATCGCTCGTGATTGGTCTCAACAGCGATGCCTCGGTACAGACCATCAAGCCCCAACCAGCGGGACTGCCGCCGCGCCCGATTGTGCCAGAGCTAGAGCGGGCAGAGGTGTTGGCTGCCCTTAAATCGGTGAGTGCGGTGGTTCTCTTTTCTGACCCGACGGCAAACGGATTGATTGAAGCGCTCCAACCCGATATTTATGCCAAAGGGGGCGACTACCAAATTGAAACCCTGCCAGAAGCCCCAGCCGTCCACGCCTACGGAGGCCGGATCGAGCTAGTCACCATTGAGGTTCCCAGTTCCACCAGCAAAATCGTCCAGCGCATCCTATCGGTTTCCGCCGCCG is part of the Synechococcales cyanobacterium T60_A2020_003 genome and encodes:
- a CDS encoding adenylyltransferase/cytidyltransferase family protein, which gives rise to MVAGLYSLADLQDAIAQNPDQWRPLVFTNGCFDLLHAGHVRYLAAARQLGRSLVIGLNSDASVQTIKPQPAGLPPRPIVPELERAEVLAALKSVSAVVLFSDPTANGLIEALQPDIYAKGGDYQIETLPEAPAVHAYGGRIELVTIEVPSSTSKIVQRILSVSAAATPSEHV
- a CDS encoding response regulator transcription factor; translation: MKKILIVDDDITLRTALTRYLENRGYTVQQASSGQEGLHAYEQDPPDLVVSDVMMPEMDGMEFCRRLRSLSTGQLLPFIFLSSRSETEDRILGHQMGADDYLVKPFEPRELLAKIEAQLERTHRIHAEIVRLLQKNGGITNTSASPSPAPLPLTPAEEKVFWQAIQGLTNKQIGDQLFVSPRTVQTHLSNILSKLQLENRSQLVRYAFEQGYRPPKQETMAEDET